TGAAGTTAGCGTAGAACCTAAGGGGATAATAATTCTCCAGTCTGCAAAATATTTAAAGCGTGCAAAACCGGCGACAAAGCTTGTATGGATGGAAGACTTAGTGGCGACTTCGGGTAATGTCCTGGCGTTTTTAGCAATTGTTATTGCATATTTCACCGAATTTTACCGATTAGAAGGATTTATTTCAATGGTAATCGGTTTAATGATGTTTTACGTAGTTGGCCGTGTCTTTTTAGATAATGCACGTGGTGCAATCGGTGAAACGGATGAGGAAATGCTTGTGCATATCGGAAATCTTGTGATGGAAGATCCGCATGTAACAGATATCGCACGACTTGAAGTAATCAAAGAAGGCGAATTTTTACATGTGGAACTTATTGCGGAAACAGATCCAAGTTTGTCTCTCGCTTATTTAGATGATGTACGCGATCATTTAACAACACTGCTGTTAAACCAAAAAGGTGTGACAAAAGTTACGTTGGCGTTCGATGAGGATAATGGAGAACGCAGCTGGAAACATATCGCTACAAAACCTGAATCAGAAAAAGGCATGATTTAATTGATTCCAATAAAA
This portion of the Solibacillus isronensis genome encodes:
- a CDS encoding cation diffusion facilitator family transporter, with protein sequence MGEFFKLLKDGNKPSLLAAFVNTFLGTIKGVAFFFTGNVAMFAEMMHSFGDAANQFFVFIGSALAKKAPTPKFPNGYGRIVNLVCLGAVLIVAILSYETIKEGWHHFIHPASESSGIWIALSVLAIGIILEGFVLNKAAKEVLHEVSVEPKGIIILQSAKYLKRAKPATKLVWMEDLVATSGNVLAFLAIVIAYFTEFYRLEGFISMVIGLMMFYVVGRVFLDNARGAIGETDEEMLVHIGNLVMEDPHVTDIARLEVIKEGEFLHVELIAETDPSLSLAYLDDVRDHLTTLLLNQKGVTKVTLAFDEDNGERSWKHIATKPESEKGMI